One region of Miscanthus floridulus cultivar M001 chromosome 19, ASM1932011v1, whole genome shotgun sequence genomic DNA includes:
- the LOC136526163 gene encoding uncharacterized protein, producing MAKQHILLLATVACIHHVAYAASLKAAATGTAYDILDKNNLPRGLLPQGVRSYVLNPDGKLEVTLARQCEIPVTFGGQQLKFRFSSTVGGVIKPGSIHEVYGVDVQIKFGWLGIRQVDRAGDQLTFQAKQFTQSFLVSAFAVSQSCS from the coding sequence ATGGCCAAGCAGCACATTCTCCTCCTCGCCACCGTGGCTTGCATCCACCACGTTGCGTACGCAGCGAGCTTGAAGGCGGCTGCAACAGGGACGGCATACGACATCCTGGACAAAAACAACTTACCGCGTGGACTCCTGCCCCAGGGTGTGCGATCATACGTTCTCAACCCGGACGGCAAACTAGAAGTGACCCTCGCACGACAGTGTGAGATTCCAGTCACCTTCGGCGGCCAACAGCTCAAGTTCCGTTTCTCCAGCACGGTTGGAGGGGTCATCAAGCCCGGTTCGATCCACGAGGTGTACGGCGTGGATGTGCAGATCAAGTTCGGCTGGCTCGGTATCAGACAAGTCGACCGTGCCGGTGACCAACTCACATTTCAGGCCAAGCAGTTCACACAGTCGTTTCTGGTCAGCGCCTTCGCCGTGAGCCAGTCCTGCAGCTGA